The proteins below are encoded in one region of Alosa sapidissima isolate fAloSap1 chromosome 24, fAloSap1.pri, whole genome shotgun sequence:
- the LOC121699558 gene encoding probable serine/threonine-protein kinase DDB_G0267686, which produces MRQLEEANKEVRRELTSVKQELSKREQHTQALESQLEEMRTELRSKTSLTSNTSSRAQKQHVTSQMDNASLSTPSQHTQSLIDEKDCGREESLRRPSSLIAGDIRSNYNINSINSPTLNCNSHSSNSYNNNSSNRNTSSSNSNNNNNNRHAASSHSNIDIRCGISGEKEKDIIILCDSNGNHLNPRRLFPERSVRKMWCPTVQSTVKLLREGRLNKPSHIIVHTGTIDLGNQNTDVAKALTNLAKMATNLYPSSKIIISTLLPRKDIPDRTINSINKEIDKACACMPNVQIAHQTQITREHLYDRLHIHEGGMRLFARVIKDTALNRKQKHPVKEMTNTPEVQTESRTTVVGREVRVTELSNIEEMLKFICEQLTCPGSMSAR; this is translated from the coding sequence ATGAGGCAGCTGGAGGAGGCCAACAAGGAGGTGAGACGAGAGTTGACAAGTGTGAAGCAAGAACTGTCCAAGAGAGAACAACATACACAGGCTCTGGAGAGTCAACTGGAGGAGATGAGGACCGAGCTAAGGTCGAAAACCTCTCTCACTAGCAACACCTCAAGCAGAGCACAGAAACAACATGTGACCTCACAGATGGACAATGCCTCTTTGTCTACACCATCACAGCATACCCAAAGTCTGATAGACGAAAAGGATTGTGGCAGAGAGGAAAGCTTACGAAGACCAAGTTCGCTCATCGCAGGCGACATCAGATCCAACTACAACAtcaacagcatcaacagtccCACTTTGAACTGCAACAGTCACTCTTCCAACagctacaacaacaacagcagcaacaggaacacttccagcagcaacagcaacaacaacaacaacaacagacatGCAGCCAGCAGCCACAGCAACATTGACATCAGATGTGGAATCAGCGGAGAAAAGGAAAAGGACATCATTATCCTCTGTGACTCAAACGGCAACCACCTAAATCCAAGGAGGCTGTTTCCTGAAAGGTCAGTAAGGAAAATGTGGTGTCCTACTGTCCAGTCGACTGTAAAGCTGCTGAGAGAGGGTAGGCTGAACAAGCCCTCCCATATAATTGTCCACACAGGGACTATTGACCTTGGCAACCAAAACACAGATGTGGCAAAAGCCTTGACCAATTTAGCCAAGATGGCAACCAACCTATATCCAAGCTCAAAGATCATCATATCAACACTTCTACCACGAAAGGACATTCCAGACAGAACCATCAACTCCATAAACAAAGAAATCGACAAGGCATGTGCATGTATGCCAAATGTACAAATAGCCCACCAGACTCAAATCACAAGGGAGCATCTGTATGATCGCTTGCACATACATGAAGGTGGGATGAGACTTTTTGCAAGGGTAATCAAAGACACTGCTTTgaacagaaaacagaaacaTCCAGTTAAAGAGATGACTAATACACCCGAAGTACAGACAGAAAGCCGAACAACTGTAGTAGGTAGAGAAGTTAGAGTAACCGAGTTAAGCAATATTGAAGAAATGCTAAAATTTATTTGTGAACAATTAACATGCCCAGGCTCCATGTCTGCCAGATAG